The following are encoded together in the Arcticibacterium luteifluviistationis genome:
- a CDS encoding aldose 1-epimerase family protein — protein MSFLNDNNWKDKISHTTQIGGIETSILDNGLGKGTRIAWINTGTGLRFKVVLDRGMDIVDAFFNEHSLAWISHNGVTAPQPFSDEGIDWLKTFSGGLLTTCGLSNVGGPNEDEFGKRGLHGRVSNISAEIESIIQPDPLVGKMDMSITGIIKESTVFGSNLELRRTISCTLGTSEIRISDEVINRGNTTVPVMVLYHVNFGYPLVDEDSKINWDGDWKARDTKSEDIFKDGNDFKTCPPPLADHDGPGEAAAYIEMNTDSEGFSNCGISNEKINLAVNLKYKKDQLPAFCNWQHWGKGEYVTGLEPGTNLPIGQKQAREDGTLQFLKPFESKKIDLAFNISTVKE, from the coding sequence ATGAGTTTCCTGAACGACAATAACTGGAAAGATAAAATCTCTCATACCACCCAAATAGGTGGTATAGAAACTTCTATTTTAGACAATGGACTAGGCAAAGGCACCAGAATAGCTTGGATAAATACAGGAACTGGCCTACGTTTTAAAGTGGTTTTGGATAGAGGAATGGACATTGTAGATGCCTTTTTTAATGAGCATTCTTTGGCATGGATAAGCCATAACGGCGTTACCGCTCCTCAGCCATTTTCAGACGAAGGCATTGACTGGCTAAAGACTTTCTCGGGAGGTTTATTAACCACCTGCGGACTATCAAATGTAGGAGGGCCTAATGAAGATGAGTTTGGCAAAAGAGGCTTACATGGCAGAGTAAGTAATATTTCTGCCGAAATAGAATCCATCATTCAGCCTGACCCTTTGGTAGGTAAAATGGATATGAGCATCACAGGAATCATTAAAGAATCTACTGTTTTTGGAAGTAACCTAGAATTAAGAAGAACCATTTCCTGCACTTTAGGTACTTCAGAAATTAGAATAAGTGACGAAGTAATCAATAGAGGAAACACCACGGTTCCTGTCATGGTGCTTTATCATGTAAACTTTGGTTATCCGCTGGTAGACGAAGATTCCAAAATCAATTGGGATGGTGACTGGAAGGCTCGTGACACTAAATCAGAAGATATCTTCAAAGATGGCAATGACTTCAAAACCTGCCCTCCTCCCCTAGCGGATCATGACGGACCTGGCGAAGCGGCAGCTTATATAGAAATGAACACCGACAGCGAAGGTTTTTCTAACTGCGGTATAAGCAATGAAAAAATAAACCTAGCCGTTAATCTTAAATATAAAAAAGACCAACTACCAGCATTCTGCAATTGGCAGCACTGGGGCAAAGGCGAATATGTGACAGGTTTAGAACCTGGAACAAATTTACCTATCGGTCAAAAACAGGCAAGAGAAGATGGTACACTCCAATTTCTCAAACCATTTGAATCAAAAAAAATAGACTTAGCATTTAATATTTCAACCGTAAAAGAATAA
- a CDS encoding sugar phosphate isomerase/epimerase family protein codes for MNNKLPFRFGSEVYTWFMSGDGETHKGQLGHMIEIIAKAGFTGIQPIFTWMGDLVNPELLADKLKEQGIELAALALAQDWNGAKETDEEKIVADNAIALLEHFPGAMLNTVQIPTGRHDIETRRKSLVNIVNTVSKRAADKGIPCSYHPNSPHTSIIRTEEDYKIVLESLDTTVTGWTPDVGHIINGGMDPLSKMKEYQSLINHVHYKDWDGNPEFVLMGKGKVELLEITQWLKDINYGGWIICEDEGSLALEDPDAVTIHDGQWIVNDLIPKLK; via the coding sequence ATGAATAACAAATTACCCTTCCGTTTTGGCTCCGAAGTCTACACGTGGTTTATGAGTGGAGACGGCGAAACCCATAAAGGCCAGCTTGGTCACATGATTGAAATAATCGCTAAAGCTGGCTTTACAGGTATTCAGCCAATTTTCACTTGGATGGGCGACTTGGTAAATCCAGAATTATTAGCCGACAAGCTTAAAGAGCAAGGCATAGAACTAGCTGCTCTTGCTTTAGCTCAAGACTGGAATGGAGCAAAAGAAACGGACGAGGAAAAAATAGTAGCAGACAATGCCATAGCTCTTCTAGAGCATTTCCCTGGAGCCATGCTAAATACGGTTCAAATTCCAACTGGACGTCATGATATAGAAACCAGAAGAAAAAGCTTGGTTAACATTGTCAATACAGTTTCTAAAAGAGCTGCTGACAAAGGAATTCCATGTAGCTATCATCCTAATTCGCCGCATACATCTATCATCAGAACTGAGGAGGATTATAAAATAGTTTTAGAAAGCCTTGACACCACCGTAACTGGTTGGACTCCAGACGTAGGTCATATCATAAATGGCGGCATGGACCCACTTTCTAAAATGAAAGAATACCAATCGCTCATAAACCATGTACATTATAAAGATTGGGATGGAAATCCTGAATTTGTATTGATGGGTAAAGGGAAAGTTGAGCTTTTAGAAATAACTCAATGGTTAAAAGACATCAACTATGGCGGCTGGATAATTTGCGAAGACGAAGGCTCTTTAGCCTTAGAAGACCCTGATGCAGTAACCATTCATGATGGTCAATGGATTGTAAACGATTTAATTCCAAAACTGAAGTAA
- a CDS encoding sugar phosphate isomerase/epimerase family protein: MTKIGFNVLAWSANVSEDLYPIIERLKKTGYDGVEYFVGSEDIKNYKLVGDRSRELGLEVTCVTVVSPDANPVSDDSKIREKGLDRVKWAIDRTHEIGGSILCGPFHSAHAHFYGRPATADELKWSAENMHSAGQHAQQAGVTLALEALNRFECYLVNTMADLAKLVKEVNHPHVRAMFDTHHSNIEEKKYAAAVNDIAPYLEHVHISENDRGTPGSGHIPFDDAFAALKSINYDGWLTIEAFSRSDPDFANAINVWREYDDAWDIAEKGLKFIQEMSAKHGLK; this comes from the coding sequence ATGACAAAAATCGGATTTAACGTATTAGCCTGGTCGGCCAATGTTTCGGAAGACCTCTACCCTATCATAGAACGACTAAAAAAAACAGGTTATGATGGCGTAGAATATTTTGTAGGATCTGAAGATATAAAAAACTACAAACTGGTAGGTGACCGCTCTAGAGAGTTAGGTCTTGAAGTAACGTGTGTTACCGTAGTAAGCCCAGATGCTAACCCCGTTAGTGACGATTCTAAGATAAGAGAAAAAGGTTTAGACAGAGTGAAATGGGCTATTGACAGAACGCACGAAATAGGAGGTTCTATTCTTTGTGGCCCCTTTCACTCTGCTCATGCTCACTTTTATGGTCGCCCAGCCACGGCCGACGAACTCAAATGGAGTGCCGAAAACATGCACAGTGCAGGACAGCATGCCCAACAAGCTGGTGTAACTTTAGCCCTGGAAGCACTGAATAGGTTTGAGTGCTACTTGGTAAATACTATGGCAGATTTAGCAAAACTGGTAAAAGAAGTGAATCATCCTCATGTGAGAGCCATGTTTGATACCCACCATAGCAATATTGAAGAAAAAAAATATGCTGCGGCCGTTAATGACATTGCCCCATATTTAGAGCATGTTCATATTTCTGAAAATGACAGAGGAACGCCAGGAAGTGGGCACATTCCTTTTGATGATGCTTTTGCCGCTTTAAAATCTATCAATTATGATGGATGGTTAACCATTGAAGCTTTTTCACGTAGTGACCCCGATTTCGCGAACGCCATCAATGTTTGGAGAGAATATGACGACGCTTGGGACATTGCAGAAAAAGGTTTGAAGTTTATTCAAGAAATGTCTGCCAAACATGGTTTGAAGTAA
- a CDS encoding alpha/beta fold hydrolase, with translation MPIIDSNGIKLYYEELGEASKPPLLLIMGITAPGSVWYDHAKEWSKEFRCILVDNRGVGKSDKPKGPYTTAQMADDCAGLLETLNLENVSVAGVSMGSTIALELAIRHPKLVKSLLLMCPWARCDNKAKAIFEHMMVCKARFRPEEFSHYIQLLIYAKASWDNEETVKELAEGREQDAIGENQQPLHGLEGQAYACINHNVYDKLASISQSTFIVGGEEDEFTPKWMSEEINAAMPNSEMYLYPKSGHIFHFENLEDFNKRALNWLLAH, from the coding sequence ATGCCCATCATAGATTCAAACGGTATTAAACTTTATTATGAAGAGCTAGGCGAAGCTTCTAAGCCGCCTTTGCTTTTGATAATGGGCATCACAGCACCTGGCTCTGTTTGGTATGACCATGCTAAAGAATGGTCAAAAGAATTCCGATGTATTTTAGTAGATAACAGAGGTGTAGGAAAATCAGACAAGCCAAAAGGACCATACACCACGGCTCAAATGGCCGATGACTGTGCAGGATTATTAGAAACTTTAAACCTAGAAAACGTCAGCGTGGCTGGTGTTTCTATGGGCAGTACCATTGCTTTAGAATTAGCCATTAGGCATCCAAAGCTGGTCAAATCTTTACTTCTCATGTGTCCATGGGCAAGATGCGATAATAAAGCAAAAGCCATTTTTGAACACATGATGGTTTGCAAAGCAAGGTTCAGACCAGAGGAGTTTAGTCATTATATCCAACTCTTAATTTATGCGAAAGCTTCTTGGGATAATGAAGAAACCGTCAAAGAACTAGCAGAAGGAAGAGAACAAGACGCCATTGGTGAAAACCAACAACCGCTTCATGGTTTAGAGGGGCAAGCTTATGCCTGCATAAACCATAATGTATACGATAAACTAGCCAGTATTTCGCAGTCAACATTTATAGTAGGCGGCGAAGAAGATGAGTTTACGCCAAAATGGATGTCGGAAGAAATAAATGCTGCCATGCCAAATTCGGAGATGTACTTATACCCTAAAAGTGGACATATTTTTCATTTTGAAAACTTAGAAGATTTTAACAAAAGAGCCTTAAATTGGCTTTTAGCACATTAA